The proteins below come from a single Epinephelus moara isolate mb chromosome 19, YSFRI_EMoa_1.0, whole genome shotgun sequence genomic window:
- the foxg1b gene encoding forkhead box protein G1b, producing the protein MEDVKDPPTVHRSSSFSIKSLLLPSKCDRPDSGAAAAAAAAVVGIPGTFSPSPGSDSEKSLDPPEVDSTAAALDPEKPGKEEQGEEEEEGGGGGGGGDGAKATPEQNTNGSNSGKNGKYDKPPFSYNALIMMAIRQSPEKRLTLNGIYEFIMKNFPYYREHKQGWQNSIRHNLSLNKCFVKVPRHYDDPGKGNYWMLDPSSDDVFIGGTTGKLRRRSATSRGKLAMKRGLRFAPLGLGINERANNPLYWQISPFLSLHHHHHHHPHYNGSSPGFLNQAAGYGSLLPAVEQLSNGDLGRSILGGSAAGALGLTNSYGMSTSPVGLLSGQTAGYFVSGTQHAAAPGPPGGGPPPPPPPPHLQQSAQGFGGLATSSSPQSLLSDSLRNSSLPAFSPSVSAGFPGVLSHQKRVTPNAFLN; encoded by the coding sequence ATGGAGGATGTAAAAGACCCGCCGACCGTCCACCGGTCCTCCTCCTTCAGTATCAAGAGCCTCCTGCTGCCCTCCAAGTGCGACAGACCAGACTCCGGTGCGGCGGCTGCTGCCGCCGCCGCAGTCGTCGGCATCCCCGGgaccttctctccttccccgGGCTCCGACTCTGAGAAGTCGCTGGACCCACCGGAGGTTGACTCCACGGCTGCGGCTTTGGACCCGGAGAAGCCGGGTAAGGAGGAGcagggggaagaggaggaggagggcggagGGGGAGGCGGAGGAGGGGACGGCGCCAAGGCCACGCCGGAGCAGAATACTAACGGTAGTAACAGCGGGAAAAACGGGAAATATGACAAGCCTCCGTTCAGCTACAACGCCCTGATCATGATGGCCATCCGGCAGAGCCCCGAGAAGCGGCTCACGCTGAACGGCATCTATGAGTTCATCATGAAAAACTTCCCGTATTACCGGGAGCACAAGCAGGGCTGGCAGAACTCTATCCGGCACAACCTGAGCCTCAATAAGTGCTTCGTTAAGGTGCCTAGGCACTACGACGACCCGGGGAAGGGGAACTACTGGATGCTGGACCCGAGCAGCGATGATGTTTTCATCGGAGGGACTACCGGGAAGCTCCGCAGGCGCTCCGCCACCTCCCGGGGCAAGCTGGCGATGAAGCGCGGGCTGCGCTTCGCTCCTCTCGGCTTGGGGATTAACGAGCGGGCGAACAACCCGCTCTACTGGCAGATTTCTCCGTTTCTCTCCCtgcaccatcaccaccaccaccacccgcACTACAACGGATCCTCACCCGGGTTTTTGAACCAGGCGGCCGGCTACGGGTCGCTGCTGCCCGCAGTGGAGCAGCTGAGCAACGGGGACCTGGGGCGCTCCATCCTCGGCGGGTCGGCCGCCGGGGCGCTGGGTTTGACGAACAGTTACGGGATGAGCACGTCGCCAGTCGGGCTGCTCTCCGGACAGACTGCCGGGTATTTTGTCTCAGGGACCCAACACGCAGCGGCACCGGGGCCGCCGGGAGGAGGACCGCCTCctccgccgccgccgccgcatCTCCAGCAGAGCGCACAGGGGTTCGGCGGCCTGGcgaccagcagctccccgcAGTCCCTGCTGTCGGACTCCCTCAGAAACAGCTCCCTACCGGCCTTCTCCCCGAGCGTGTCCGCGGGGTTCCCCGGGGTGCTGTCCCATCAAAAGAGGGTGACCCCAAACGCCTTCCTAAACTGA